The following are encoded together in the Tepidiforma bonchosmolovskayae genome:
- a CDS encoding DNA polymerase III subunit: protein MEQVIGHADLRRELAALAASPEPPHALLFAGPESTGRTVLARYLAMLLNCEVLHAPPAAGASLFGDALPPAAGAVGEPCGACRACRLILEGAHPDVITVAPGDTLCRPREGESHPAHPDSADIRICQVRGITELVARYPFEARTRVIIIDPADRLALYAAPALLKTLEEPPGHTVFVLITAAPDRLLETIVSRCRRIDVRPVARAEIEAGLLARGVEPRIAAEAAAAARGRPGRALDFVADPDLMGARSRILGRCAQVAAGGIPARFDYARSLAERWRGDQAAVRFELECWEAFWEERLRRAAAAGARQELAGLLEALRAIAAVREHLLANVQARAAFDLMLLRFPRVTLEPSTEEELPAHA, encoded by the coding sequence ATGGAGCAGGTCATCGGTCACGCCGACCTCCGCCGCGAACTCGCCGCCCTGGCCGCCAGCCCCGAGCCGCCCCACGCGCTCCTCTTCGCCGGCCCCGAAAGCACCGGCCGGACGGTCCTCGCGCGCTACCTCGCGATGCTCCTCAACTGCGAGGTGCTCCATGCGCCGCCGGCAGCCGGGGCCTCCCTCTTCGGCGATGCCCTCCCGCCCGCTGCAGGCGCCGTCGGCGAACCGTGCGGCGCCTGCCGGGCCTGCCGCCTCATTCTCGAAGGGGCCCACCCCGACGTCATCACGGTCGCCCCCGGCGATACCCTCTGCCGCCCGCGCGAGGGCGAATCCCATCCCGCCCACCCCGACTCCGCCGATATCCGCATCTGCCAGGTCCGCGGCATCACCGAACTCGTCGCCCGCTACCCGTTCGAGGCCCGCACCCGCGTTATCATCATCGACCCGGCCGACCGCCTCGCCCTCTACGCCGCGCCTGCCCTCCTGAAGACGCTCGAAGAGCCGCCCGGCCACACCGTCTTCGTTCTCATCACCGCGGCGCCCGACCGCCTCCTCGAAACGATCGTCTCCCGCTGCCGCCGGATCGACGTCCGGCCTGTCGCCCGCGCCGAGATCGAAGCCGGGCTCCTCGCCCGGGGCGTCGAACCGCGCATCGCCGCCGAGGCCGCAGCCGCAGCCCGCGGGCGCCCCGGCCGCGCCCTCGACTTCGTCGCCGACCCCGACCTCATGGGCGCCCGCAGCCGCATTCTCGGGCGGTGCGCCCAGGTTGCAGCCGGGGGCATCCCCGCCCGCTTCGACTACGCTCGCTCCCTCGCCGAGCGCTGGCGCGGCGACCAGGCCGCCGTCCGCTTCGAGCTCGAGTGCTGGGAGGCCTTCTGGGAGGAGCGGCTTCGCCGCGCCGCAGCCGCGGGCGCCCGCCAGGAGCTCGCCGGCCTGCTCGAAGCGCTCCGCGCCATCGCCGCCGTCCGCGAGCACCTCCTCGCCAATGTCCAGGCCCGCGCTGCGTTCGACCTCATGCTCCTCCGCTTCCCCCGCGTTACACTGGAACCCAGCACCGAGGAAGAACTCCCGGCCCATGCCTGA